The following proteins are encoded in a genomic region of Lytechinus variegatus isolate NC3 chromosome 7, Lvar_3.0, whole genome shotgun sequence:
- the LOC121418239 gene encoding lysophospholipase-like protein 1 isoform X1, which produces MATLSRLKLDIFPASRSHVSTIVFLHGSGDTSEGLQEWLFSILGKSFSLPHSKIIFPSAPSRPYTPMNGAPSTVWFDRKRIAPNVPEDLESIDPMCEEIGKVIQLEVDQGIPRNKIIVGGFSMGGCLALHVAYRFQQEIAGVFALSSFLNDNSKVYKDLASSDCRRPPLFQCHGKVDPLVLYEWGESTKDLLIKAGVMCQFHSYPRLYHEMNKDELDKLQAWIDQTLTSS; this is translated from the exons ATGGCAACTCTATCAAGATTGAAATTAGATATTTTCCCAGCTTCACGTTCACATGTATCTACTATAGTTTTTCTTCATGGATCTG GAGACACGTCAGAAGGATTGCAGGAATGGCTTTTCAGTATACTCGGAAAAAGTTTTTCTTTACCTCATTCAAAGATCATCTTTCCTTCTGCTCCATCGCG ACCTTACACACCGATGAACGGGGCTCCCAGTACTGTATGGTTTGACCGTAAGCGTATAGCACCAAACGTACCCGAAGACTTGGAAAGCATTGATCCTATGTGTGAAGAGATTGGCAAGGTTATACAGCTAGAGGTGGACCAAGGAATTCCGAGGAATAAAATCATAGTCG GTGGATTCTCAATGGGAGGATGCCTGGCCTTGCATGTGGCATATCGGTTCCAACAAGAAATTGCAGGGGTGTTTGCTCTCTCATCTTTTTTGAACGACAATTCTAAAGTTTACAAG GATCTTGCATCATCCGATTGCCGGAGACCACCCCTGTTTCAATGCCATGGAAAGGTTGATCCATTGGTCCTCTATGAATGGGGTGAAAGTACCAAAGACTTGTTAATCAAGGCTGGAGTCATGTGTCAGTTCCATAGTTATCCAAGACTCTATCATGAGATGAATAAAGATGAACTTGATAAATTACAAGCATGGATTGACCAGACATTAACATCATCGTGA
- the LOC121418239 gene encoding lysophospholipase-like protein 1 isoform X2 produces MNGAPSTVWFDRKRIAPNVPEDLESIDPMCEEIGKVIQLEVDQGIPRNKIIVGGFSMGGCLALHVAYRFQQEIAGVFALSSFLNDNSKVYKDLASSDCRRPPLFQCHGKVDPLVLYEWGESTKDLLIKAGVMCQFHSYPRLYHEMNKDELDKLQAWIDQTLTSS; encoded by the exons ATGAACGGGGCTCCCAGTACTGTATGGTTTGACCGTAAGCGTATAGCACCAAACGTACCCGAAGACTTGGAAAGCATTGATCCTATGTGTGAAGAGATTGGCAAGGTTATACAGCTAGAGGTGGACCAAGGAATTCCGAGGAATAAAATCATAGTCG GTGGATTCTCAATGGGAGGATGCCTGGCCTTGCATGTGGCATATCGGTTCCAACAAGAAATTGCAGGGGTGTTTGCTCTCTCATCTTTTTTGAACGACAATTCTAAAGTTTACAAG GATCTTGCATCATCCGATTGCCGGAGACCACCCCTGTTTCAATGCCATGGAAAGGTTGATCCATTGGTCCTCTATGAATGGGGTGAAAGTACCAAAGACTTGTTAATCAAGGCTGGAGTCATGTGTCAGTTCCATAGTTATCCAAGACTCTATCATGAGATGAATAAAGATGAACTTGATAAATTACAAGCATGGATTGACCAGACATTAACATCATCGTGA